One segment of Arthrobacter sp. MMS18-M83 DNA contains the following:
- a CDS encoding IS110 family transposase, producing the protein MANEATDVIVGIDTHADTHHVAVITGYGKPLADREFLAVGSGYRKILDFIASHGTVTAVGIEGTGSYGAELARTLRGEGLTVLEVNRPNRAERRLKGKSDPLDAYQAAQSVLAERGISVPKAKDGPVECLRILRTARSSAAKARTVAVNQIKGLLVSAPEGLRAKYRGLGTPALIMALQRARPSGHVADPEYMTLLTLKALAVRYHSLAAEIAAADASLQEILDTYAPMLCDLTGVGTEVASQLLVTVGDNPDRIGSEPQFAALVGAAPIPASSGKTTRHRLSRGGDRNANRALHQVVLVRMSSCRRTRDYVNKRTAEGKSKREIMRCLKRYVAREIYRQITNPQPAPSNADLRQQRTKLGFTINAAAGHLGQWPSVISRLERGLIRNDSLAATYRQWLADQTPQNAN; encoded by the coding sequence TTGGCAAACGAAGCAACCGATGTCATCGTCGGTATCGACACCCACGCCGACACGCACCACGTGGCCGTCATCACCGGATACGGCAAGCCTCTCGCGGACCGGGAATTCCTGGCGGTGGGGTCCGGATACCGCAAGATCTTGGACTTCATTGCCAGCCACGGCACGGTCACCGCGGTGGGCATCGAAGGAACAGGTTCATACGGTGCCGAACTCGCCAGGACCCTCCGCGGCGAAGGGCTGACGGTGCTGGAGGTGAACCGTCCGAACCGGGCCGAGCGCCGTCTGAAAGGCAAGTCTGATCCGCTGGACGCCTACCAAGCCGCTCAATCGGTGCTCGCCGAGCGGGGCATCTCGGTTCCGAAAGCCAAGGACGGCCCCGTTGAATGCCTGCGCATCCTGCGAACCGCGCGCTCTTCGGCAGCGAAAGCCCGCACCGTCGCGGTCAACCAGATCAAGGGTCTTCTCGTTTCGGCTCCGGAAGGACTCCGGGCGAAGTACCGGGGGCTGGGGACGCCGGCGTTGATCATGGCCCTCCAACGGGCCAGGCCCTCCGGCCACGTCGCCGACCCCGAGTACATGACCTTGCTGACGTTGAAAGCCCTGGCCGTTCGTTACCATTCCCTGGCGGCAGAGATCGCCGCTGCGGACGCCTCACTGCAGGAAATCCTCGACACCTACGCACCGATGCTCTGTGACCTGACAGGGGTCGGGACGGAAGTGGCCAGCCAGCTACTGGTCACTGTGGGAGACAACCCGGATCGGATCGGCAGTGAACCTCAGTTCGCGGCCCTCGTCGGGGCCGCGCCCATTCCGGCATCATCGGGGAAAACGACTCGTCACCGGCTCAGCCGGGGAGGCGACCGCAACGCCAACCGCGCCCTGCACCAGGTGGTGCTGGTCCGTATGTCATCGTGCCGCCGGACCAGAGACTACGTGAACAAACGCACTGCCGAAGGCAAGAGCAAGCGGGAGATCATGCGCTGCCTCAAACGGTACGTGGCCCGGGAAATCTACCGTCAGATCACCAACCCCCAACCGGCGCCAAGCAATGCCGACCTGCGCCAGCAACGCACCAAACTCGGATTCACCATCAATGCCGCCGCCGGCCATCTCGGCCAATGGCCCTCCGTCATTTCCCGCCTTGAGCGAGGGCTCATCCGCAACGACTCCCTTGCCGCGACCTACCGGCAATGGCTGGCCGACCAGACACCGCAAAACGCGAATTGA
- a CDS encoding IS3 family transposase (programmed frameshift), whose product MPKQFPPEVRDRAVRMTLDRLSEYPSVYAACKALAPKLGVGPESLRRWVVQAQVDAGEKTGPSSDELEEIKRLRAEVRDLKESNEILKQASNFLREGARPSPPLICRFIDEMRAVGYAVESICAVLREQGAQVAARTYRAWKKRPPAPRTIEDARITDALRSLKVPDAKGRPRPEIIYGRRKMTQWLRRNGFPETSKHTMDRLMREEGMNGLIRGRKTRTTIPGKDGRRAGDLLNRDFTAPAPNRIWVTDFTYVPVYSGFVYVALVIDLYSRAIVGWETSTIKDTAFVEHCLRMALWRREHTGRPVPAGLIHHSDAGSQYTSIRYTETLALEGLQPSIGSVGDAYDNAAAETVMGLFKNEAVAKDSPFRAGALKTETEVMEIVFEWVHWYNTERLHSALDHQTPEEFEQAYYAREIGSLPDVAANKQAA is encoded by the exons ATGCCCAAGCAGTTCCCGCCCGAAGTCCGTGACCGTGCTGTGCGCATGACCTTGGATCGGTTGTCCGAATACCCGTCTGTTTATGCTGCCTGCAAGGCGCTGGCCCCGAAGCTCGGAGTCGGTCCTGAGTCGCTGCGCCGCTGGGTTGTCCAGGCCCAGGTCGATGCCGGTGAGAAGACCGGACCAAGCAGTGACGAGCTGGAGGAGATCAAGCGGCTTCGGGCCGAGGTTCGGGACTTGAAGGAGTCCAACGAGATCCTGAAACAGGCCTCGA ATTTTCTTCGCGAGGGAGCTCGACCCTCGCCGCCGCTGATCTGCCGGTTCATCGACGAAATGCGGGCTGTTGGTTATGCGGTCGAGTCGATCTGCGCCGTCCTGCGGGAGCAGGGCGCGCAGGTCGCCGCACGAACCTACCGGGCGTGGAAGAAACGCCCGCCGGCCCCGCGCACCATCGAAGACGCACGTATCACCGACGCACTCCGCAGCTTGAAAGTCCCCGATGCGAAGGGACGCCCCAGGCCCGAGATTATCTACGGGAGGCGGAAGATGACGCAGTGGCTGCGCCGTAACGGCTTCCCGGAAACCTCCAAGCACACCATGGACCGGCTCATGCGCGAAGAAGGCATGAACGGCCTCATCAGAGGCCGCAAGACCCGCACCACAATCCCCGGCAAGGACGGCCGGCGCGCTGGCGACCTGCTGAATCGGGACTTCACCGCCCCGGCCCCGAACCGGATCTGGGTGACCGATTTCACCTACGTGCCGGTCTACTCCGGATTCGTCTACGTCGCATTGGTCATCGACCTGTACTCCCGGGCAATCGTCGGGTGGGAGACCTCAACGATCAAGGACACCGCGTTCGTCGAACACTGCCTGCGGATGGCACTGTGGCGCCGCGAGCACACCGGCCGGCCGGTACCGGCAGGACTGATCCATCACTCGGATGCGGGCAGCCAGTACACCTCCATCCGGTACACCGAGACCCTGGCCCTGGAGGGCCTGCAGCCATCCATTGGCAGCGTCGGTGATGCCTATGACAACGCTGCCGCGGAGACCGTGATGGGGCTCTTCAAGAACGAAGCTGTCGCGAAGGATTCACCCTTCCGCGCCGGCGCGTTGAAGACCGAAACCGAGGTGATGGAGATCGTCTTCGAGTGGGTCCACTGGTACAACACCGAACGCCTGCATTCCGCACTGGACCACCAGACGCCCGAGGAATTCGAGCAGGCATACTATGCTCGAGAAATCGGCTCGTTACCCGACGTCGCCGCCAACAAACAGGCGGCATGA
- the trxA gene encoding thioredoxin — MSNAKDVTDASFSTDVLAAEKPVIVDFWAEWCGPCRKLGPILDEISVEYGDKVDVVKLNVDDNPAIAAEYGITSIPAVYLFSGGEVKSTVIGAKPKQFFEKEFESVLS, encoded by the coding sequence ATGAGCAACGCTAAAGACGTTACCGACGCCAGTTTCAGCACCGACGTCCTGGCCGCTGAAAAGCCGGTCATCGTGGACTTCTGGGCAGAGTGGTGCGGCCCGTGCCGTAAGTTGGGTCCAATCCTCGACGAGATCTCGGTTGAATACGGAGACAAGGTTGATGTCGTCAAGCTCAACGTCGACGACAACCCCGCCATCGCCGCCGAGTACGGCATCACGTCAATTCCGGCCGTCTACCTCTTCAGTGGGGGAGAAGTGAAGAGCACGGTTATCGGTGCCAAGCCGAAGCAGTTCTTCGAAAAGGAATTTGAGTCCGTCCTGTCCTAG
- the trxB gene encoding thioredoxin-disulfide reductase → MSNAENTASNVRDVIIVGSGPAGYTAAVYTARANMNPLLIAGSVTAGGELMNTTDVENYPGFPDGVMGPDLMENFEKQAARFGTEIQFEDVTELDLDGDIKTVTIGTGETFKARAVILSTGSAYRELGLANEKRLSGHGVSWCATCDGFFFKDQDIAVIGGGDSAMEEALFLTKFAKSVTVVHRRDTLKASKIMGDRAQAHEKINFVWNTAVEDVIGGDKVTGLKLKSLVDGTESELAVTGVFVAIGNDPRTELVKGKLELSPEGTIAVEGRSSKTSIKGVFAAGDVVDPTYRQAITAAGSGCVAALDVEHYLADLHA, encoded by the coding sequence GTGAGCAACGCAGAAAACACCGCGTCCAACGTACGTGATGTCATCATCGTAGGCTCCGGGCCTGCCGGCTACACGGCGGCCGTCTACACGGCACGCGCCAACATGAACCCGCTGCTTATCGCCGGTTCTGTGACTGCCGGTGGCGAACTGATGAACACAACAGACGTCGAAAACTACCCGGGATTCCCTGACGGCGTCATGGGACCTGATCTCATGGAGAACTTCGAAAAACAGGCGGCGCGCTTCGGGACCGAGATCCAGTTTGAGGATGTCACCGAACTAGATCTCGACGGCGACATCAAGACCGTGACCATCGGCACGGGCGAGACCTTCAAGGCCCGGGCGGTCATTTTGTCGACCGGTTCCGCCTACCGGGAACTCGGCCTGGCGAACGAAAAGCGTCTCTCCGGCCATGGCGTGAGCTGGTGTGCAACCTGTGACGGTTTCTTCTTCAAGGACCAGGACATTGCAGTGATCGGTGGCGGCGACTCGGCCATGGAGGAGGCACTCTTCCTCACCAAGTTCGCCAAGTCGGTCACTGTGGTGCACCGCCGGGACACGCTGAAGGCTTCCAAGATCATGGGCGATCGTGCCCAGGCCCACGAGAAGATCAACTTCGTGTGGAACACCGCCGTGGAAGATGTCATCGGCGGTGACAAGGTGACCGGCCTGAAGCTGAAGAGCCTCGTGGACGGTACCGAGTCCGAACTCGCCGTCACTGGCGTTTTCGTGGCCATCGGTAATGACCCCCGCACGGAACTCGTGAAGGGCAAACTGGAGCTGTCCCCAGAAGGCACCATCGCCGTCGAGGGCCGCAGTTCCAAGACGAGCATCAAGGGCGTCTTCGCCGCCGGCGACGTTGTCGACCCCACCTACCGGCAGGCCATCACGGCCGCGGGCTCCGGTTGTGTCGCGGCCTTGGACGTCGAACACTATCTTGCAGACCTGCACGCCTAA